A genomic stretch from Microplitis mediator isolate UGA2020A chromosome 10, iyMicMedi2.1, whole genome shotgun sequence includes:
- the LOC130676079 gene encoding organic cation transporter protein-like isoform X1, with protein MYSTGYTILSEVSKSHKKNLFGTIIDTMFPIGTLFLIIIAYFLSDWRHLQLAMSSFTLLLVIIIWFVPESPRWLISQNRHDEAKKIIEKYYKAINKPTLITESPTLSLRSESSDVKTKKKKEFKRYFGKSKILFSDPVLRKKLFIMYFAFFVTLSVGYCLIFNIDLFETNRYIYSSIAASIELIALLSIPVILLKLSCKKASCIIYILASICMLSIIAVPKENINVIMGMTMVAKFCLITSFTVNMLLASELFPIAVRNTAIGTGLVMSQLGSMTAPYIIDFLSQVAWWAPTTLCGISSFIAGLLCLIIPT; from the exons GTTCCCCATTGGCActttatttcttataataatAGCTTATTTTCTATCCGATTGGCGACATTTGCAATTAGCAATGTCATCATTTACTTtgttattagtaattattatttg GTTTGTACCAGAGTCGCCAAGATGGTTGATATCACAAAATCGTCATGacgaagcaaaaaaaataatcgaaaaatattataaagcTATTAATAAACCGACTCTTATTACAGAAAGTCCAACTCTATCATTACGATCAGAAAGTTCTGATGTgaaaaccaagaaaaaaaaagaattcaaacGATATTTTGGGAAATCGAAAATTCTTTTCTCAGATCCAGTTTtgcgaaaaaaactttttatcatgTATTTTGCATTCTTCGTCACTCTATCTGTCGGGTACTGTctga ttttcaatatagatctttttgaaactaatcgttatatttattcatcgaTAGCAGCATCCATTGAACTAATTGCTCTCCTGTCAATTCCAGtgattttgttaaaattaagttgcaaaaaagcaagttgtataatttatatacttgCGTCTATTTGTATGCTGTCTATCATAGCTGTTCCAAAAGAAAACATAAAtgtaattatgggaatgacaATGGTAGCAAAATTTTGCTTGATAACAAGTTTTACTGTAAACATGTTACTTGCTTCTGAATTATTTCCGATAGCGGTTCGAAATACAGCCATAGGAACGGGCTTAGTTATGTCACAACTTGGATCTATGACAGCTCCATACATTATTGACTTTCTTAGTCAAGTTGCTTGGTGGGCTCCTACTACACTTTGCGGCATTTCATCATTCATAGCTGGGCTCCTCTGTTTAATTATCCCTacttaa